A stretch of DNA from bacterium:
ACGATCTTTTCCGAATCGCCGAGAATGCCGGTCTTGAGGGAAAGCTCCCGATGGCGGTCGGCAGAGCGGCTGGGGGGCGTGTGTCCATGCATGACGATCGGTCCGTCCTATTTGCTCTGACGAAAATAGGCCACGGTCTCCGCCAAACCGCTGTCGATCGACCAGCGGGGCTTCCACCCCAGTCCGCGGCCCGCTTTAGCGGGGTTGATGACACTGCGCATCTGCTCGCCCTCTTTTTTCGCCTCGTGCTTTTCCGGCATTTGCGCACCGGTCAACTCGTTGAGCTTATGAAAAAGTTGATTGACCGATGTCTCCACGGCGGTGCCGATGTTGAACGTGTCGCAGCCCGCCACGCTCAGAGCGGCGACGTTGGCGGCGACGACGTCCTTGACGAAGACAAAATCGCGGGTCTGTTCGCCGCTGCCATAGATCACCGGCTGCCGGCCGGCAAGCATGCGCTCGCAGAAAATGGCCACCACGCCGGCCTCGCCATGCGGATTCTGCCGCGGGCCGTACACATTGGCGTAGCGCAGGGCTACGTACTGTAAGCCATACGTCAGATGGTAAAAGAACAGATACTTTTCACCGATCAATTTGGTGATGCCATAGGGTGAATAGGGTTGGGTTTTGTGCGTCTCGTCCGCCGGAAACATATCCTGCTCGCCGTAGATGGCGCCGCCCGAAGAGGCAAAAATGACTTTTTTAACGCCGGTATGCGCGCAGTTCTGCAACAGATTAAGAAAGCCCAGTGCGTTGACCTCGGCGTCATAGATGGGATCCTCCACCGACCGGCGCACATCCATCTGAGCCGCGTGGTGGTTGACGACGTCGAACCGGTGCTGCTCAAAGATCGCGCTCAAGCTTTTATCGCGAATATCCATCTGATGAAAAACGGCCTTGGGGTGAATGTTCTCCTTGCGACCGGTGGACAGATTGTCCACAATGACGACCTCATGACCGGCCTCGATATAGGCATCGGCGATATGAGAAGCGATGAATCCGGCGGCGCCGGTGATGAGAATTTTCATGAGACCTCTTGCTCAATATAGGAAAAAAAATATCCGTTTGCAGGGATTCGATCATTCGAATGCGGAAGACCAACCTTTCACAAATAGGCTAATCCCTTGGCGCCGATGTCCTTGCGATAATATGCTCCATCAAAAGTAATTTTGCGCACCGCTGCATAGGCCTTGTCGATGGCCTGCGGCAGTTTCGGGGCTAGGGCGGTGACCGACAACACGCGTCCGCCTGCGGTCACGCAGCGGCCGTCGACCAGACGGGTGCCGGCATGAAAGACTTTAACCTCGCGGGCGAACGGTCCTTCACTGCCGAGGATCACCTGACCGGTCTGGTATTTATCCGGATAGCCGCCGGAAGCGAGCACCACGGTCACGGCGCTCGAAGCATAATGCCTCCATTTGATCTCTGCGAGGCGGCCGTCGATAGCGGCCAGCATCGCCTCCACGAGATCTCCTTTGATCAACGGCAACACCACCTGTGTCTCCGGATCGCCGAACCGGCAATTGTACTCCAGAACCTTGGGCCCATCGGCGGTCAACATGATGCCGGCGTAGAGCACGCCCTTGTAGGGTCTTCCCTCCAGCGCCATGCCGCGGATCGTCGGCTCCAGAATATCCCGCTTCATGCAGGTCATCAGTGCTTCTGACACGAACGGACACGGCGCATAGGCGCCCATGCCGCCGGTGTTCGGTCCTTGATCGCCGTCCAATATGCGTTTGTGGTCCTGCGCCGGCAACAGCGTGAGCACGTTCTCTCCATCTGAGAGCGCAAGGACAGAGACCTCCTCGCCGCTGAGGCACTCTTCGATGACCACCCGGCGGCCGCCTTCGCCGAACGCGTTCAGAGCCATCATCTGCTCCAGGGCTTCATGGGCTATCAGCCGTTCCGGGCAGACGATCACCCCCTTGCCCGCGGCCAGTCCGTCCGCCTTGACCACCAGCGGCCCTTGCTGGCGATTGACAAACTCTTTGGCTTTCTGCAGATCATCAAAAACTTCGTAGGCGGCCGTGGG
This window harbors:
- a CDS encoding NAD-dependent epimerase/dehydratase family protein yields the protein MKILITGAAGFIASHIADAYIEAGHEVVIVDNLSTGRKENIHPKAVFHQMDIRDKSLSAIFEQHRFDVVNHHAAQMDVRRSVEDPIYDAEVNALGFLNLLQNCAHTGVKKVIFASSGGAIYGEQDMFPADETHKTQPYSPYGITKLIGEKYLFFYHLTYGLQYVALRYANVYGPRQNPHGEAGVVAIFCERMLAGRQPVIYGSGEQTRDFVFVKDVVAANVAALSVAGCDTFNIGTAVETSVNQLFHKLNELTGAQMPEKHEAKKEGEQMRSVINPAKAGRGLGWKPRWSIDSGLAETVAYFRQSK
- the purD gene encoding phosphoribosylamine--glycine ligase — protein: MKVLVIGGGGREHALVWKIKKSPLVKKVFCCPGNAGISREARCVPIAADRPQELLQFAVKEKIDLTVVGPEVPLVMGIVDLFTDNGLTIFGPTRRAAELEGSKAFAKHLMAHYHIPTAAYEVFDDLQKAKEFVNRQQGPLVVKADGLAAGKGVIVCPERLIAHEALEQMMALNAFGEGGRRVVIEECLSGEEVSVLALSDGENVLTLLPAQDHKRILDGDQGPNTGGMGAYAPCPFVSEALMTCMKRDILEPTIRGMALEGRPYKGVLYAGIMLTADGPKVLEYNCRFGDPETQVVLPLIKGDLVEAMLAAIDGRLAEIKWRHYASSAVTVVLASGGYPDKYQTGQVILGSEGPFAREVKVFHAGTRLVDGRCVTAGGRVLSVTALAPKLPQAIDKAYAAVRKITFDGAYYRKDIGAKGLAYL